The sequence below is a genomic window from Saccopteryx leptura isolate mSacLep1 chromosome 3, mSacLep1_pri_phased_curated, whole genome shotgun sequence.
acccaaggtcactggctcaagcaagggcttactcagtctgctgaaggcccgcggtcaaggcacatatgagaaagcaatcaatgaacaactaaggtgtcacaatgcgtaACGAAAAGGTAATGATTCATacttctctctccgttcctgtctgtctgtccttgtctattcctctctctgactctctctgtctctgtaaaaaaaaacaaaaaaaacccgttaaaaatataaaacattctcatgtattacaatccattcatttcctaccgctcatgttcatagttgcaggtggctggagccaatcacagctgtactccgggacaacaccaaatttttattggataatgcgtaacgttcacgggttgttgtatggctctcacggaattacattttaaaatatgtggcattcatggctctctcagccagaaaggttcccaacCCGTTTTAACTCTTAAAGAATTGTACATCTGGCCctagccaggtggttcagtggatagtgttgacctggcatgccagaggtacgagaagcaaccaatgagtacacaactaggTGGAACTAAGTGAAGTAACAAGTtgatgatttctctctctctctctctctctctctctctcaccctccctctttctcttcctccctcccactttctttctcttttccccctccctcttctcaaatcaatggaaaatttaaaaaataatttacatctgTATAGTTGACAACTAAGATATGGTTTGTTTTGTAAAGGTACAGGTTAGCAGTTTATGTTTATCTGTAGTTAATAACTTTTACTTAGAACTTCAGAAATTTCTAGAAGAATCTGGTTATTATAGGTTTTCATTTCCTTGATCCTTATaacattttatcctttcttttgtttctgtttaggTCCTATCATAATGAATGGAACCAGTGTGGTAAATACATCACCCAGTGTAAAATCCAAAGAGGACCAGGGGTTGAATGGGCATGACGAGAAGGAAAACCCGTTTGCAGAGTTCATGTGGATGGAGAATGAAGAGGATTTCAACAGACAggtaaagaaagaaggggaaggacaGGGATGTATGTAACACAAcaactataatattttattgtcagtCTGTTACAAATTCTGCGTTCATTggctgtattattattttttaatttttatttatttgtttttttacagagacagagagagagtcagagggatagacagggacagacaggaatggagacagatgagaagcatcaatcattagtttttcgttgcgcattgcgacttcttagttgttcattgattgctttctgatatatgccttgactgcgggccttcagcagactgagtaagtaaccccttgctggagccagtgaccctgggtccaagctggtgagcttttgctcaagccagatgagcccgcgctcaagctggtgacctcagggtctcaaacctgggtccttccacatcccagtccaacgctctatccactgcgccactgcctggtcaggctattattattttttagacattaaatttaattgggtgacattgatcaatgagtacctactgtacttccccatgtataagacgcaccccttTTTGaaatggggtctaaaaactgggcacgtcttatacagtggttgtaaatttttttacttgcatttcccgcttgaggagttatatgaattttatgatgaataaaacttgagttcaataactttatgtaatactttctttttttcaaattttgggccccaaaattaaggtgcatcttatacatgggagtgtcttatacatgagaaatatGGTAGGTTTcgggtaaacattttttttttcgggtaaacatttttttagtggttgaactgttgattgtgttgtgtgcccatcacctgaagacaaatcattttctgctaccatatatttgtctctctttactcccctcccctccaatcCTCTCCCCtgctaaccacttcacttttatttatgtccatgagtctcagtttgtgtgtctgtgtgttttgcaagagagagacggataggaaaggagagagaggagaagcatcaactcatagttgccgcactttcattgttcattgattgcttctcatacatatctTGATGGGGGGAgtgctctagccaagccagcgaccatggggtcatgtctgtaatcccactttcaagctggagaccctgtattcaagccggtgacctcagggtttcgaacctgggtccccagcaccccagttttatatcccacctatgtatgaaatcatatacttcttagccttttctgatttacttatttcacttagtataatgttctcaaggtccattttagaataacttaaaaatacgtggtctggcctgaccaggcagtagtgcagtggatagagcgtcggactgggatgcggaaggactcaggttcgagaccccaagttcgccagcttgagcgcaggctcatctggtttgagcaaaaagctcaccagcttggacccaaggtcgctggcccgggcaaggggttacttggtctgctgaaggcccacagtcaaggcacatacgagaaagcaatcaatgaacaactaaggtgtcgcaacgaaaaactgatgattgatgcttctcatctctctccgttcctgtctgtctgtccctgtctatccctctctctgtctctgtaaaaaaaaaagaatgacatggTTTGTGCTGACAAGGAAGTACCTTCAACTGATAAGAGACCAGACAGTGCTTTAAAGGAAGATTGTGATATTTTTCTGTCACATTGGTTAAGAGAATCTAATGCTTTAGTGATCTGGTGTAGACTTTGGGGATATAGCAGTTTTGTGCAGACAGGCCAGCCTGACATGCTCCAAATAGGGACTGGCAGAATGTCAGCCTGAGATGAGTATGTAGTAGGGAGGGGAAAGCTAGACTGCTTCAACAAAGTCAACAGTAATTCATTGTCTTCTATCTCTGTGACGTTAACAGCTCAAGACAAGCCATCCTAGGTAGCCAGGCGGCCACACAGTTCCCTCCTTGGTGTTCCAAGgcacttaccgtatttccccgtgtataagacactctcgtgtataagacgcaccttaattttgaggcctgaaatttgaaaaaaaatgtattacgtaaagttattgaactcaagatttattcattataaaattcatacaactcctcatctgtatgaaaaagagggaaatgcaagtaaaacaatctacaaatactatataagatgcacccagtgtttagaccccaaattttttggaaaagggtgcgtcttatacatggagaaatgcaGTATCAACTGAGTAGCTGAAGGAAGACTGGAAGTCTAGCCACTGGGAACAGGAGAGAGCTGAAGGACAAGGCAAGTGATCTTCTTTCAACCGAGTGATGCAAAGTGCTCACATCCCTTATGGGGACATTACGTGATAGATAGTTTTATGTCCACATCTAGCACAGGAGACAGGAAATATGGTATTGACTGAATAGCCTAATGCTGTGGGAAGAAGAAAACAAGCTTGGGTGGCACAGCCAGCAGTCTCCACTCCGGTGGCTCCTTGTGTTGTGATTTGTGTGAACAGCATGTATACCATGCTTCCATCACAACCCTGTGCCCAGGTAGCCATTTTCAAGGGTTGTGCCTGTGAATAAGGATAGATTTAACAAGGGAGCACACACTGTTAGGCTTTTGGGGAGAGCCAGAGCAAATCTTGAGCAGTCATGTTAAATCTTGTGGCTTGGAAGTATTTTGTGGTTATTGTTTTAAGTACttcatatctttattatttacttaaaatttttttttaaagttttgccaATTGTAATGTTGAAATACTGTTTTTAACTCTTGCtatcagtgacttttttttttaattcatgaggtTACCTGTATGAGCTGGTTTGGGTGCTTATTTTTGCTTGACTCCCTCTGGTGGCGGCATGAGTGAGCTATGGATTGTCACCAGACCGGCTTTGGGAAAAGGAATGGCCAAATGTGAAGCAGGAGGCCTGTTGAAATCACACAGTCTGCAGAATGAACTCTTAAGAGTTAAGAATGACTGCAaacaagtataaaatatatactgcttTAGTTTAGGGCAATCTTTAAGAAATATGGagtgctttagcctgaccaggtggtggcgcagtggatagagcgttggactgggatgcagaggacccaggtttgagaccccgaggtcaccagcttgagcatgggctcatctggtttgagcagagctcaccagcttggactcagggtcgctggctcgagcaaggggttactcggtctgctgaagacccacggtcaaggcacatatgagaaagcaatcagtgaacaactaaggtgtcacaacgaaaaactaatgattgatgcatctcatctcagttccgttcctgcctgcctgtctctatctattcctttctctgactctctctgtctctgtaaaaaaaaaaaaaaaatggagtggtttaaatattcatattatttcttgttttgaaaGAATACTACATTGATGACATCATTTTCTATTGGTATGCCAAAAAGTATTCCCTCTGTCTTTCCaaggttctgaaaataattttctttcttagggACTTCATTACCAGAAAAGTGGGCCAGAAgctgagttgtgttttttttgttttctttttatgagacagagagtcagagagggatagataggaacagacagacaggaacggagaaagttgagaagcatcaatcattagtttttcattgcgacaccttagttgttcattgattgctttctcatatgtgccttgaccgtggggctacagcagagcaagtgaccccttgcttaagccagtgaccttgggtccaagctagtgagctttgctcaaaccagatgagcccacgctcaagctggcccctcggtgtctcaaacctgggtcctccgcatcccagtccgacgctctatccattgcaccaccgcctggtcaggcgagttggTTTTGATTTAATGTCCACTGTCCAGGTAGTGGTCTAGTTAGATAGTTTTTGTTCCTTCTTAATAGTTGTAAAATGGACCAAAAGCCAGTGACTTAATCAGCCATGCCTCTGAAGTGAAGGCTCCGTAAAAACCCTAAAAGGACTGGATTCATAGAGCttccagggggctacagcagaccgagtgaccccttgctcaagccagtgatcttggactcaagctgatgagccttgctcaaaccagatgagcccacgctcaagccggcgaccttggggtttcgaacctgggtcttccgcgtcccagtctgtcACTttatccaccgcctggtcagacttagGTCTTAAGAGACAtacagagatgacgtcagagtaatggcgcggtaggaagcgataccaataaatctcccccaaaactcaacaagatcttcaaccagaaacagaaaaacctatccttggagcctccaggtgTTTTGCAATAGTTGTAAAATGGGAAATTAAGGGAGAGTTCCTTATTAACAAGATTGAGAAAAGAATTTTAAGCTTTAAAACTGATTTTTGGTAAGTGCCATATGAACAGAAAATCTGTGTCACATATTAGAGATCTTATATCTGTGAAGAATTTCTGCTGTTTTGCATAACTATTTCATTAGTCTTATTGTTGATGGAATTtggttgaaaaaattaaaaattgtattttctccAGCCAGTCATTAGAAatgtcttaattctttttttttttaataaattttttaaaaaaattattttattttatttttttacagagaccgagagagagtcagagtgagggatagacagacaggaacggagagatgagaagcatcaatcattagttttttgttgcgcattgcgacaccttagttgttcattgattgctttctcatatgtgccttgaccgtgggccttcatcagactgagtaaccccttgcctgggtccaagctggtgagctttgctcaaaccagatgagcccacgctcaagctggcgacctcggggtctcaaacctgggtcttctgcatcccaggctgacgctctatccactgcgccaccgcctggtcaggcttaattcttAGTAGATCTTATGCaagatcattctttttttttgttttgttttttgtatttttctgaagttggaaacggggaggcagtcagacagacttccgcatgcgcccgaccgggatccacccagcatgcccaccagggggcgatgctctgcccatctggggtgtcgctctgccacaaacaaagccattccagcgcctgaggcagaggccacagagccatcctcagtgcccgggcaaactttgctccaatggagccttgactgcgggaggggaagagagagacagagaagaaggagagggggagaggtagagaagcatatgggcacttctcgtatgtgccctggccgggaatcgaaccgggactcctgcacgccaggccgatgctctaccactgagctaactggccagggctgcaagatCATTCTTGATCTTGAAGTCATAACCTCTGAAAGAAAGAGGTGGAGAAAATAGAAGAGGTAAGTACCTCTAGGACAGTAAGTCTGAGCCCCACACCTTTGCTTGCCAGGTGGAGGAGGAGCTGCAGGAGCAGGACTTTTTGGACCGTTGCTTCCAGGAGATGCTGGATGAAGAAGACCAAGACTGGTTTATTCCATCACGTGACCTGCCTCAGGCCATGGGACAGTTGCAACAACAGTTAAATGGACTTTCTGTCAGCGATGGTCATGATTCTGAAGATATTTTGGTAAGAGCCATAAGTAGTTCCACATGTGACATAGTGAAAAAAATATGGGATCTGGAGTCACAGACTTTCTGGCCCTACAACCTTGGGCAGATCTCTGGAGCCCTCCTAGCTGCTGTTTCTTCACTCGCTACATGGGCACTAATAAGCCAGTGCGTGGCCGATGCATGCCGCCTcacagagctctgtgaaaacagtGTGCAGCATCACCAGCTTTCCTTTTCCCAGTGGGCTTTGCAAAGTAGAATTTGGATTAAGGATAAAAATTTGAACATGGAAaaggtttggtttcaaatttatcATTTGGTGCTGTCCTTTTACTACTATTCCTCAAATCTATTTAGCATTTTGAATGATGTTgttataaaaattgtttattttggaAGGAACATACTTATGAGAGGACATTTTTCGTTTAAAATTAGAAGACCAGATAAATGAATCCCCTGCCTTCCATGTTTACTTACGGAATTCTGAGTGATTTAGTTCTCCTACAATTCATGTTCTGAGTGCTTGTGTCCCGTAGTTTGCTAAGGTATTGGGTATTCACAAGAGCGTAGAGAACCAAACTGAGCATAGCAAGACggaaaaagatatatgtataatAGGGATTGTTGTAACCAAACTGATTTGATGGCACTCTTTGATGTTTAAGTTAAGGTACTCAGTGAATTAAATTGTTTTTGGACTCAAACTTACAATCCCCTAATGAAAGCATCACAAAAGGGGCAGGCGTTTGaagcaggaaagagaaaatgaagttgGTCAGGGCTTAGTATGTCAGGAGCCATGGAGAGCAGCCCAGCAGTAACAGCGGGGTTGCATGGAATTCCCTGTTTTTCTCTCATGGAGGCTGAGAAGCAGGTGCTGGTAACAATGGCAGTAGGGAGAAAGTAAGTTTTAAAGTGGAACTTGCTGTGGGATTTATTATCTCTTGATTCTTATTTCAGAGCAAAAGTAACCTGAACCCGGATGCCAAGGAATTTATTCCAGGAGTGAAGTACTGACAGAAAAGCTTTGAGGAGGACTTGTATGTCCCCATAACCAGGGACAGTGCTGCACAAAAATGGCAGAGCTGAAGGGGGAGGGTGGGCTCGGGGTGCACAGTGGGGAAGGGGAATAGTGGTTTAACGTGGACACTGTGACTGGAGTAGCTGATGCTCAGTTTTACTCTACAAGTTTCTGAGTAGTTCTCTTGTTCTACTGACTTTCATTCTGAgcaattcttattatttttattatttgtttttggctTTTTGAATTAAGGAAATTG
It includes:
- the PAIP2B gene encoding polyadenylate-binding protein-interacting protein 2B; this translates as MNGTSVVNTSPSVKSKEDQGLNGHDEKENPFAEFMWMENEEDFNRQVEEELQEQDFLDRCFQEMLDEEDQDWFIPSRDLPQAMGQLQQQLNGLSVSDGHDSEDILSKSNLNPDAKEFIPGVKY